The following coding sequences lie in one Cannabis sativa cultivar Pink pepper isolate KNU-18-1 chromosome 5, ASM2916894v1, whole genome shotgun sequence genomic window:
- the LOC115716575 gene encoding protein PARALOG OF AIPP2 isoform X1 — protein MPNPNERLFLDLYHHTQMILEPKITPVLRGSHRMQGHSDDDIDHDTQRNMVSSVSENGFSEHSMSHKVPMKGESGACNVCAAPCSLCMHFNRSLMASKTEEFSDETGRVVNVASQYSVNVGDTSSSFKNKTCDSLQQANSETSNLMSVSSSHDSLSENADSKAGVRSKALDTEVPPVVSGGINGEIGVPPKAVRTYPQGFSIKCEDSKVVEAHDDDISCVSRANDTYVAISNSSKNVDKKTLSGSSASVSNLGLEESKKRHESKVCETPVSKDADASSSYSKEKLVDCTSEQIGASSKGAAAAVDGVSSQKSPVHTDNPTTISPKLEAEITSDIQESTGKTLKCSGQGERDEKSSEFDVPEPPLKTEYDDSDESDIVEHDVKVCDICGDAGREDMLAICSRCSDGAEHTYCMRKMLRKVPGSNWMCEECKFAEEINSQKQEVEGKRMSKASSSTQVPSKRHLENLEATPAAKRQALESSVGSPKSSSSNRVPSLSRESSFKNSDRERIRPARPASLGKQSANDMLESSRSPAAGHHIQKGALFKSKSFSASNSKPKVKLVDEVIPEKQRGSKEHMSHDTKERPGRLISKSMSFKSTNTGRSSAGDSKVKMLSPRFAPAVDIKGSKQVRERPTFERKHLSRLDRPPVCSTTSSTVSTPKADQASRVESSLISFASNNRDLKVQSEGKSSTSKSIGNLARKPVETPVSSVGVSCASGVNNSGTEAKSNHNIIKDEALSTCSFNSDKPSNNVDGVMEDGLTRSQDITQQTEKLKESAAVRPRPTITTSSKSTVCQKCKEIGHSAESCTGGSSQASGIDSSGARSSREETQKGSRLKDAIQAALLRKPAIHRRKRVDELLTPNSDLNSEISSQDQTLSLNKPKNIIPPEGTYEMRQAVPVSTACDSIHTTASKMMHQTVPTPDSKFSCKVEDSEVVVPSVVKPMVKDFISYALATSPQLLKTPAIPEYEYIWQGCFEINRSGSSLDLCGGIQAHLSTCASPRVLEVASKFPQKLLLSEVPRLSAWPAQFYDGGAKDDNIALYFFAKDLESYERNYKGLLDGMIKNDLALKGNLAGVEILIFPSNHLPENSQRWNMLFFLWGVFRARRPRSADSSKLHLPNYSTMSMDKYAPKAVMTVSDTLCLPKCIDEESSASDRYCSPVLASSPSDQACAGISGDCNNQKVSEPVCSGLKANSILEDSIVDLKYIGNVVTPSGMQEISPLENRPTTEPKPFVAITKANSSNIGEETKMHCDIKDTSSSTPKILPSLNDDVELTETDCEEKSLDGRIGATASTVGDCRASDGTNRSGGAQGDNDGFVNKKTALVTDLNSIEVECSSDSIGVECSSMERKRPHIDLSEAPQASNVTSQNSTPWNGVNNLLLDEEIFVKRRKTVPTDVYGCGSHSCSRDSLGSNRKNSSPYLSTTEEKRCVEACDEKVIPEDLGTTERRFFPVDSRQGNSSAGWKNMVLGGNDDGFPNLELALGAETKPPLQSNKAMPFFVGLVDKKNKQEKPPPDKPIEVKEEDDSSSLKLSLSFPFPDKEEAVPVKAVAKSEQPGDNRHHHNNHPPPVNTSLLLFGGFPEK, from the exons ATGCCAAACCCCAACGAACGCCTATTCCTAGACCTTTACCACCACACCCAGATGATTTTGGAACCAAAG ATCACACCAGTCTTGAGAGGGAGTCATCGCATGCAAGGTCATTCTGATGATGACATTGATCATGATACTCAGAGGAATATG GTTTCATCTGTATCTGAAAACGGATTCAGTGAACATTCCATGAGCCATAAAGTTCCTATGAAAGGCGAGTCTGGGGCTTGTAACGTTTGTGCTGCTCCTTGTTCATTGTGTATGCACTTTAATCGATCTCTCATGGCTTCAAAAACTGAAGAATTTTCTGACGAAACTGGTCGTGTTGTAAATGTTGCTAGCCAGTACTCTGTGAATGTGGGTGACACCTCATCTTCCTTTAAGAATAAGACATGTGACAGTTTACAGCAAGCAAACAGTGAAACAAGCAACCTAATGAGTGTTAGTTCTAGTCATGATTCGTTATCTGAAAATGCTGACAGCAAAGCAGGCGTAAGATCTAAGGCTTTAGACACTGAGGTGCCTCCCGTGGTCTCTGGTGGAATTAATGGAGAGATTGGAGTTCCCCCTAAAGCAGTTCGTACTTACCCACAAGGTTTCTCAATTAAGTGCGAGGATTCCAAAGTTGTAGAAGCTCATGATGATGACATTTCATGTGTTAGTAGAGCTAATGACACATATGTTGCAATCAGTAATAGTAGCAAGAATGTAGACAAGAAAACTCTTTCAGGTAGTTCAGCTTCAGTTAGTAATTTAGGTTTAGAAGAATCAAAAAAGAGACACGAGTCAAAAGTATGTGAGACGCCAGTTTCAAAAGATGCAGATGCTAGCAGTAGCTACTCTAAG GAAAAATTAGTTGATTGCACTTCTGAACAAATTGGTGCCTCATCGAAAGGAGCTGCAGCAGCTGTTGATGGTGTTTCTTCTCAGAAATCTCCTGTCCATACTGATAATCCCACAACAATATCACCGAAGCTGGAAGCAGAGATCACTAGTGATATTCAGGAGTCAACAGGCAAAACTTTGAAATGTTCAGGTCAAGGTGAGAGAGATGAGAAGTCAAGTGAATTTGACGTGCCGGAACCTCCTTTGAAAACCGAATATGATGATAGTGATGAATCGGACATTGTGGAGCATGAT GTTAAAGTATGTGATATTTGCGGGGATGCTGGTCGTGAAGATATGCTAGCTATATGTAGTAGGTGTAGTGATGGCGCAGAACATAC CTATTGCATGCGAAAAATGCTGAGGAAGGTTCCTGGAAGTAATTGGATGTGCGAAGAATGCAAGTTTGCTGAAGAAATCAATAGCCAAAAGCAAG AAGTGGAGGGAAAGAGAATGAGCAAAGCCAGTTCAAGTACACAAGTTCCGTCCAAGAGACATTTAGAAAATCTAGAAGCAACCCCTGCTGCAAAAAGGCAGGCCCTTGAGTCAAGTGTAGGATCACCTAAATCCTCCAGCTCTAACAGAGTGCCATCGCTATCACGTGAGTCTTCATTTAAGAACTCAGATAGGGAGAGAATAAGGCCTGCGCGACCGGCATCTTTAGGCAAGCAATCTGCTAATGATATGCTTGAAAGTTCACGCTCTCCTGCAGCTGGTCATCACATTCAAAAGG GAGCACTGTTTAAGTCAAAATCATTTAGCGCCTCAAATTCCAAACCAAAAGTTAAACTTGTAGATGAAGTTATTCCTGAAAAGCAAAGGGGAAGTAAAGAGCACATGTCTCATGATACGAAGGAGAGGCCTGGAAGACTGATAAGCAAATCAATGTCATTTAAATCTACAAACACGGGGCGCTCAAGTGCCGGTGATTCGAAAGTAAAAATGCTTTCACCTAGGTTTGCCCCTGCTGTTGATATAAAAGGATCGAAACAAGTGAGAGAGCGGCCTACATTTGAGAGAAAACATTTATCCAGACTAGATCGCCCCCCTGTTTGCTCAACAACTAGCTCTACTGTTTCAACTCCTAAGGCTGACCAAGCATCTCGTGTTGAATCCAGTCTGATTTCTTTTGCTAGTAATAATCGAGATTTAAAAGTTCAATCTGAAGGAAAATCAAGTACATCAAAATCAATTGGTAACCTAGCTCGTAAACCTGTAGAGACTCCAGTTTCTTCAG TCGGAGTTTCTTGTGCTAGCGGAGTTAACAACTCTGGTACTGAAGCGAAATCAAATCATAATATCATCAAGGATGAAGCCTTATCTACCTGTTCATTTAATTCTGATAAACCATCTAACAATGTCGATGGAGTTATGGAGGATGGGTTAACTCGATCACAGGATATAACACAACAGACAGAGAAACTAAAGGAGAGCGCTGCTGTTCGCCCAAGGCCGACTATTACAACTAGTTCTAAAAGTACCGTCTGTCAAAAATGTAAAGAAATCGGCCATTCTGCAGAGTCTTGCACAGGTGGAAGTTCACAGGCCTCTGGTATTGATTCTTCTGGTGCTAGAAGTTCTAGGGAGGAGACACAAAAGGGCAGTAGATTGAAAGATGCAATTCAAGCCGCTTTGCTTAGAAAGCCTGCAATACATAGAAGAAAAAGAGTTGACGAGCTTTTGACACCAAACtcagatttgaattcagaaatATCCAGTCAAGACCAAACATTGTCTCTAAATAAGCCAAAAAATATTATTCCTCCTGAAGGAACATATGAAATGCGGCAAGCAGTTCCAGTGAGTACCGCCTGTGATTCTATCCATACAACTGCGAGCAAGATGATGCATCAGACTGTGCCTACACCAGATTCTAAATTCTCTTGTAAAGTAGAGGATTCGGAAGTAGTTGTCCCCTCTGTCGTAAAACCTATGGTGAAGGATTTTATAAGTTATGCACTGGCAACGTCGCCTCAACTTCTGAAGACGCCAGCCATTCCAGAATATGAATACATCTGGCA GGGTTGTTTTGAGATCAATAGAAGTGGCAGCTCTCTCGATTTATGTGGTGGAATCCAAGCACATTTATCAACTTGTGCATCCCCCAGGGTACTTGAAGTAGCAAGCAAATTTCCACAGAAACTCTTACTGAGTGAAGTTCCTCGCCTGAGTGCATGGCCAGCACAGTTTTATGATGGCGGTGCTAAAGATGACAACATTGCTCTCTACTTCTTTGCCAAAGATCTCGAGAG CTATGAGAGAAATTACAAGGGCTTGTTGGATGGTATGATCAAGAATGATTTAGCTCTTAAAGGAAATCTTGCGGGTGTTGAAATTCTAATATTCCCCTCGAATCATCTCCCAGAGAATTCACAAC GTTGGAATATGTTATTCTTCTTATGGGGTGTGTTCAGGGCAAGGAGGCCGCGTTCCGCTGATTCATCCAAGTTACATCTCCCCAATTATAGTACGATGTCCATGGACAAATATGCACCTAAAGCTGTCATGACAGTGTCGGATACACTCTGTTTACCCAAGTGTATAGATGAAGAATCTTCAGCAAGTGACAGATATTGTAGTCCGGTCTTAGCTTCTAGTCCAAGTGATCAGGCATGTGCTGGAATTAGCGGAGATTGCAACAACCAAAAAGTTTCTGAACCAGTGTGTTCGGGATTAAAAGCTAACTCAATTCTGGAAGATAGTATAGTTGACTTAAAATACATAGGCAATGTGGTCACTCCAAGCGGAATG CAAGAAATAAGTCCTCTAGAGAACAGGCCGACCACAGAGCCGAAACCTTTTGTTGCTATCACCAAAGCAAACAGCTCTAACATAGGTGAGGAAACGAAAATGCATTGCGATATCAAGGATACCTCATCTTCAACACCGAAGATTCTTCCATCTTTAAATGACGATGTAGAACTTACAGAAACAGATTGCGAGGAAAAAAGTTTAGACGGAAGAATTGGTGCCACTGCCAGTACTGTCGGTGATTGTAGGGCTTCAGATGGAACTAATAGAAGTGGTGGAGCGCAGGGAGATAATGATGGGTTTGTGAATAAGAAAACAGCGTTAGTAACGGATTTGAACAGCATAGAAGTTGAGTGTTCGTCGGACAGCATAGGAGTTGAGTGTTCTTCTATGGAAAGGAAACGGCCTCACATAGATCTTTCAGAGGCCCCTCAAGCTTCAAATGTTACAAGTCAGAACAGTACTCCTTGGAATGGAGTTAATAATCTGCTGTTAGATGAAGAAATTTTCGTGAAGAGGCGAAAAACTGTTCCAACTGACGTGTACGGTTGTGGTAGTCATAGTTGTAGTAGAGATTCTCTTGGATCAAATAGGAAGAATTCGAGTCCCTACTTATCTACAACAGAGGAGAAGAGATGTGTCGAAGCTTGTGATGAGAAAGTCATCCCCGAGGACTTAGGAACGACCGAAAGGCGCTTCTTTCCCGTGGATTCACGTCAAGGAAACAGCTCTGCAGGTTGGAAGAATATGGTGTTGGGCGGAAACGATGATGGGTTTCCAAATTTGGAGCTCGCGTTAGGAGCAGAGACAAAACCGCCGCTACAGAGTAACAAAGCTATGCCATTCTTTGTGGGTTTGGTTGATAAGAAAAACAAACAGGAGAAGCCTCCTCCAGATAAACCGATAGAGGTTAAAGAGGAAGACGATTCTTCATCCCTTAAATTGTCTCTTTCGTTCCCATTCCCGGATAAAGAAGAAGCTGTTCCAGTTAAAGCAGTAGCGAAATCGGAACAACCGGGGGACAACAGACATCATCATAATAACCATCCTCCTCCTGTGAATACCTCATTGCTCCTGTTTGGGGGTTTCCCAGAAAAATAG
- the LOC115716575 gene encoding ASI1-immunoprecipitated protein 2 isoform X3 — MQGHSDDDIDHDTQRNMVSSVSENGFSEHSMSHKVPMKGESGACNVCAAPCSLCMHFNRSLMASKTEEFSDETGRVVNVASQYSVNVGDTSSSFKNKTCDSLQQANSETSNLMSVSSSHDSLSENADSKAGVRSKALDTEVPPVVSGGINGEIGVPPKAVRTYPQGFSIKCEDSKVVEAHDDDISCVSRANDTYVAISNSSKNVDKKTLSGSSASVSNLGLEESKKRHESKVCETPVSKDADASSSYSKEKLVDCTSEQIGASSKGAAAAVDGVSSQKSPVHTDNPTTISPKLEAEITSDIQESTGKTLKCSGQGERDEKSSEFDVPEPPLKTEYDDSDESDIVEHDVKVCDICGDAGREDMLAICSRCSDGAEHTYCMRKMLRKVPGSNWMCEECKFAEEINSQKQEVEGKRMSKASSSTQVPSKRHLENLEATPAAKRQALESSVGSPKSSSSNRVPSLSRESSFKNSDRERIRPARPASLGKQSANDMLESSRSPAAGHHIQKGALFKSKSFSASNSKPKVKLVDEVIPEKQRGSKEHMSHDTKERPGRLISKSMSFKSTNTGRSSAGDSKVKMLSPRFAPAVDIKGSKQVRERPTFERKHLSRLDRPPVCSTTSSTVSTPKADQASRVESSLISFASNNRDLKVQSEGKSSTSKSIGNLARKPVETPVSSVGVSCASGVNNSGTEAKSNHNIIKDEALSTCSFNSDKPSNNVDGVMEDGLTRSQDITQQTEKLKESAAVRPRPTITTSSKSTVCQKCKEIGHSAESCTGGSSQASGIDSSGARSSREETQKGSRLKDAIQAALLRKPAIHRRKRVDELLTPNSDLNSEISSQDQTLSLNKPKNIIPPEGTYEMRQAVPVSTACDSIHTTASKMMHQTVPTPDSKFSCKVEDSEVVVPSVVKPMVKDFISYALATSPQLLKTPAIPEYEYIWQGCFEINRSGSSLDLCGGIQAHLSTCASPRVLEVASKFPQKLLLSEVPRLSAWPAQFYDGGAKDDNIALYFFAKDLESYERNYKGLLDGMIKNDLALKGNLAGVEILIFPSNHLPENSQRWNMLFFLWGVFRARRPRSADSSKLHLPNYSTMSMDKYAPKAVMTVSDTLCLPKCIDEESSASDRYCSPVLASSPSDQACAGISGDCNNQKVSEPVCSGLKANSILEDSIVDLKYIGNVVTPSGMQEISPLENRPTTEPKPFVAITKANSSNIGEETKMHCDIKDTSSSTPKILPSLNDDVELTETDCEEKSLDGRIGATASTVGDCRASDGTNRSGGAQGDNDGFVNKKTALVTDLNSIEVECSSDSIGVECSSMERKRPHIDLSEAPQASNVTSQNSTPWNGVNNLLLDEEIFVKRRKTVPTDVYGCGSHSCSRDSLGSNRKNSSPYLSTTEEKRCVEACDEKVIPEDLGTTERRFFPVDSRQGNSSAGWKNMVLGGNDDGFPNLELALGAETKPPLQSNKAMPFFVGLVDKKNKQEKPPPDKPIEVKEEDDSSSLKLSLSFPFPDKEEAVPVKAVAKSEQPGDNRHHHNNHPPPVNTSLLLFGGFPEK, encoded by the exons ATGCAAGGTCATTCTGATGATGACATTGATCATGATACTCAGAGGAATATG GTTTCATCTGTATCTGAAAACGGATTCAGTGAACATTCCATGAGCCATAAAGTTCCTATGAAAGGCGAGTCTGGGGCTTGTAACGTTTGTGCTGCTCCTTGTTCATTGTGTATGCACTTTAATCGATCTCTCATGGCTTCAAAAACTGAAGAATTTTCTGACGAAACTGGTCGTGTTGTAAATGTTGCTAGCCAGTACTCTGTGAATGTGGGTGACACCTCATCTTCCTTTAAGAATAAGACATGTGACAGTTTACAGCAAGCAAACAGTGAAACAAGCAACCTAATGAGTGTTAGTTCTAGTCATGATTCGTTATCTGAAAATGCTGACAGCAAAGCAGGCGTAAGATCTAAGGCTTTAGACACTGAGGTGCCTCCCGTGGTCTCTGGTGGAATTAATGGAGAGATTGGAGTTCCCCCTAAAGCAGTTCGTACTTACCCACAAGGTTTCTCAATTAAGTGCGAGGATTCCAAAGTTGTAGAAGCTCATGATGATGACATTTCATGTGTTAGTAGAGCTAATGACACATATGTTGCAATCAGTAATAGTAGCAAGAATGTAGACAAGAAAACTCTTTCAGGTAGTTCAGCTTCAGTTAGTAATTTAGGTTTAGAAGAATCAAAAAAGAGACACGAGTCAAAAGTATGTGAGACGCCAGTTTCAAAAGATGCAGATGCTAGCAGTAGCTACTCTAAG GAAAAATTAGTTGATTGCACTTCTGAACAAATTGGTGCCTCATCGAAAGGAGCTGCAGCAGCTGTTGATGGTGTTTCTTCTCAGAAATCTCCTGTCCATACTGATAATCCCACAACAATATCACCGAAGCTGGAAGCAGAGATCACTAGTGATATTCAGGAGTCAACAGGCAAAACTTTGAAATGTTCAGGTCAAGGTGAGAGAGATGAGAAGTCAAGTGAATTTGACGTGCCGGAACCTCCTTTGAAAACCGAATATGATGATAGTGATGAATCGGACATTGTGGAGCATGAT GTTAAAGTATGTGATATTTGCGGGGATGCTGGTCGTGAAGATATGCTAGCTATATGTAGTAGGTGTAGTGATGGCGCAGAACATAC CTATTGCATGCGAAAAATGCTGAGGAAGGTTCCTGGAAGTAATTGGATGTGCGAAGAATGCAAGTTTGCTGAAGAAATCAATAGCCAAAAGCAAG AAGTGGAGGGAAAGAGAATGAGCAAAGCCAGTTCAAGTACACAAGTTCCGTCCAAGAGACATTTAGAAAATCTAGAAGCAACCCCTGCTGCAAAAAGGCAGGCCCTTGAGTCAAGTGTAGGATCACCTAAATCCTCCAGCTCTAACAGAGTGCCATCGCTATCACGTGAGTCTTCATTTAAGAACTCAGATAGGGAGAGAATAAGGCCTGCGCGACCGGCATCTTTAGGCAAGCAATCTGCTAATGATATGCTTGAAAGTTCACGCTCTCCTGCAGCTGGTCATCACATTCAAAAGG GAGCACTGTTTAAGTCAAAATCATTTAGCGCCTCAAATTCCAAACCAAAAGTTAAACTTGTAGATGAAGTTATTCCTGAAAAGCAAAGGGGAAGTAAAGAGCACATGTCTCATGATACGAAGGAGAGGCCTGGAAGACTGATAAGCAAATCAATGTCATTTAAATCTACAAACACGGGGCGCTCAAGTGCCGGTGATTCGAAAGTAAAAATGCTTTCACCTAGGTTTGCCCCTGCTGTTGATATAAAAGGATCGAAACAAGTGAGAGAGCGGCCTACATTTGAGAGAAAACATTTATCCAGACTAGATCGCCCCCCTGTTTGCTCAACAACTAGCTCTACTGTTTCAACTCCTAAGGCTGACCAAGCATCTCGTGTTGAATCCAGTCTGATTTCTTTTGCTAGTAATAATCGAGATTTAAAAGTTCAATCTGAAGGAAAATCAAGTACATCAAAATCAATTGGTAACCTAGCTCGTAAACCTGTAGAGACTCCAGTTTCTTCAG TCGGAGTTTCTTGTGCTAGCGGAGTTAACAACTCTGGTACTGAAGCGAAATCAAATCATAATATCATCAAGGATGAAGCCTTATCTACCTGTTCATTTAATTCTGATAAACCATCTAACAATGTCGATGGAGTTATGGAGGATGGGTTAACTCGATCACAGGATATAACACAACAGACAGAGAAACTAAAGGAGAGCGCTGCTGTTCGCCCAAGGCCGACTATTACAACTAGTTCTAAAAGTACCGTCTGTCAAAAATGTAAAGAAATCGGCCATTCTGCAGAGTCTTGCACAGGTGGAAGTTCACAGGCCTCTGGTATTGATTCTTCTGGTGCTAGAAGTTCTAGGGAGGAGACACAAAAGGGCAGTAGATTGAAAGATGCAATTCAAGCCGCTTTGCTTAGAAAGCCTGCAATACATAGAAGAAAAAGAGTTGACGAGCTTTTGACACCAAACtcagatttgaattcagaaatATCCAGTCAAGACCAAACATTGTCTCTAAATAAGCCAAAAAATATTATTCCTCCTGAAGGAACATATGAAATGCGGCAAGCAGTTCCAGTGAGTACCGCCTGTGATTCTATCCATACAACTGCGAGCAAGATGATGCATCAGACTGTGCCTACACCAGATTCTAAATTCTCTTGTAAAGTAGAGGATTCGGAAGTAGTTGTCCCCTCTGTCGTAAAACCTATGGTGAAGGATTTTATAAGTTATGCACTGGCAACGTCGCCTCAACTTCTGAAGACGCCAGCCATTCCAGAATATGAATACATCTGGCA GGGTTGTTTTGAGATCAATAGAAGTGGCAGCTCTCTCGATTTATGTGGTGGAATCCAAGCACATTTATCAACTTGTGCATCCCCCAGGGTACTTGAAGTAGCAAGCAAATTTCCACAGAAACTCTTACTGAGTGAAGTTCCTCGCCTGAGTGCATGGCCAGCACAGTTTTATGATGGCGGTGCTAAAGATGACAACATTGCTCTCTACTTCTTTGCCAAAGATCTCGAGAG CTATGAGAGAAATTACAAGGGCTTGTTGGATGGTATGATCAAGAATGATTTAGCTCTTAAAGGAAATCTTGCGGGTGTTGAAATTCTAATATTCCCCTCGAATCATCTCCCAGAGAATTCACAAC GTTGGAATATGTTATTCTTCTTATGGGGTGTGTTCAGGGCAAGGAGGCCGCGTTCCGCTGATTCATCCAAGTTACATCTCCCCAATTATAGTACGATGTCCATGGACAAATATGCACCTAAAGCTGTCATGACAGTGTCGGATACACTCTGTTTACCCAAGTGTATAGATGAAGAATCTTCAGCAAGTGACAGATATTGTAGTCCGGTCTTAGCTTCTAGTCCAAGTGATCAGGCATGTGCTGGAATTAGCGGAGATTGCAACAACCAAAAAGTTTCTGAACCAGTGTGTTCGGGATTAAAAGCTAACTCAATTCTGGAAGATAGTATAGTTGACTTAAAATACATAGGCAATGTGGTCACTCCAAGCGGAATG CAAGAAATAAGTCCTCTAGAGAACAGGCCGACCACAGAGCCGAAACCTTTTGTTGCTATCACCAAAGCAAACAGCTCTAACATAGGTGAGGAAACGAAAATGCATTGCGATATCAAGGATACCTCATCTTCAACACCGAAGATTCTTCCATCTTTAAATGACGATGTAGAACTTACAGAAACAGATTGCGAGGAAAAAAGTTTAGACGGAAGAATTGGTGCCACTGCCAGTACTGTCGGTGATTGTAGGGCTTCAGATGGAACTAATAGAAGTGGTGGAGCGCAGGGAGATAATGATGGGTTTGTGAATAAGAAAACAGCGTTAGTAACGGATTTGAACAGCATAGAAGTTGAGTGTTCGTCGGACAGCATAGGAGTTGAGTGTTCTTCTATGGAAAGGAAACGGCCTCACATAGATCTTTCAGAGGCCCCTCAAGCTTCAAATGTTACAAGTCAGAACAGTACTCCTTGGAATGGAGTTAATAATCTGCTGTTAGATGAAGAAATTTTCGTGAAGAGGCGAAAAACTGTTCCAACTGACGTGTACGGTTGTGGTAGTCATAGTTGTAGTAGAGATTCTCTTGGATCAAATAGGAAGAATTCGAGTCCCTACTTATCTACAACAGAGGAGAAGAGATGTGTCGAAGCTTGTGATGAGAAAGTCATCCCCGAGGACTTAGGAACGACCGAAAGGCGCTTCTTTCCCGTGGATTCACGTCAAGGAAACAGCTCTGCAGGTTGGAAGAATATGGTGTTGGGCGGAAACGATGATGGGTTTCCAAATTTGGAGCTCGCGTTAGGAGCAGAGACAAAACCGCCGCTACAGAGTAACAAAGCTATGCCATTCTTTGTGGGTTTGGTTGATAAGAAAAACAAACAGGAGAAGCCTCCTCCAGATAAACCGATAGAGGTTAAAGAGGAAGACGATTCTTCATCCCTTAAATTGTCTCTTTCGTTCCCATTCCCGGATAAAGAAGAAGCTGTTCCAGTTAAAGCAGTAGCGAAATCGGAACAACCGGGGGACAACAGACATCATCATAATAACCATCCTCCTCCTGTGAATACCTCATTGCTCCTGTTTGGGGGTTTCCCAGAAAAATAG